DNA from Pseudophryne corroboree isolate aPseCor3 chromosome 7, aPseCor3.hap2, whole genome shotgun sequence:
gcgcattatcaacattgagcgttatacctttaacttttaaacaggtctttccgttgtttagtcgatagccgtatgacttgggaccggctgagacaaattctgttatatgggtgcctgtgggcagttcgctggtcaactcacctaaataatcacccaatggcgggctccagtcaccgggtctactgacaaaaattacagaatcggtgtcgtgataaagacatctatcttgtaatctatacagtagtttgtacagttcaacacgggcataagccgttgtaaagatggctatagttacatttgaaattgcacccctggtgtaatggtctttggcatacttccaatttaccataactgtatcatcgtcaataaaatccaaagcggacacgtcatagtacggtaagaacgcgtattcaaaaagtttgtcggggtcggtcactagacacgtattgggcatgttgctacgttgaccaaatttaccccataaggaatttaaaaacaattttgaaatttgtcttttagcggggttgatttctatgtgttcgggtcgtaaagacaagccttcattcttttgataggcgtctatatactcttggcgtttctcggcgtctgtacaccattcgggataaccagaggcctcttgtttatccctgaggtgcgttttaatgtagcctgaaaacaatttgtcagatctctcatcaaaatgccacacctcatagattttacataccttgtaccccatttctacagccaagtttagttccacggtacaccatgtaccgatgagcgcacgtttttctgaatcatgaacgcacggctcagtctgtccagactcagcgcatgtgcgacataatggaaacattaacttgccgcccattttaactggcagaaccggaaagaataggccacgaggtggataaactttaaccctggcaaaaccgaaatactttgtaacatcaccaaagtccttataaataatgcgtgggtgctgtataggatacgttttggttttattaacatacggatagagactggtgaaatcaaaatagtgtattttttcatcacagcctgttttgtgatacagctttatggcgtttgtgcgcccgccataaagagcatcacgtggctccaagggttcgggtaaatctttacccttcagaaaagcctgtagatccgcgtcagaatctagcatagacttccattcacaaccccagatttcacgtatctgaaatccacaacgtttaaggtagtgcaactttacctgcgtcttgtggtgtaattgaccgtaggtcgttttagtcagtttgtttttatcatcggcgttgtaacaagcaccacagccgtggtaaaaacaaccttggaattcaaatgcagtgggtgttccgttaatcacggcataaccatccaggctgtatttaccaactttcttctcacccccttgtaaagcgtgtcttatactcaccccttctttgtgttctatgtacattaaccactgtatggcgggcgttgagtaacgcttctgcgtcttgtgatagttatcacccggtacaagcgccagtgtcttttcctgtaaaaatttacaccggtacatggccatgcatacgctcgccaacgtaactaattgaaaagcctcgatgtgacgtttaaccacaacctttttttttttctttgttattagaaactcctgttctgtcatggctataacagcagatctgaaagcatcacaagctttttgtaatattttcacatcgtctttacaatatcgtacgagctctttttgaaagttaaacggtttgtgtacacactgtttataccaagctgtaaactcagataattcatcaggcatcatgtattgtggaccaaaatactctattgacggcatagttcctatgtaattttggttatcagcggtgttaaaaaaatgtgggaaataacctttggtaccgtcaaaccccatcgcctttggtaacttgctaagccgcatgggtaaaaaatttaaagagtcgataaatcttatcttcaaatcttttaccgtgatgcacattatgttgccgcctctagataataattcaatctttaatttctccttaatcagctggcgcagcacaaaatatgcatcatagcgacctgcattatgggctatgaatgtgtaatgctcaaattttggtttcatgaatgtctttacaaagtcttcgatacatgcaacacccttaaactcccagtctttctcccccattaatgttaaagcgtaacagtagtttggtatgtgcacacctgtctcctgcatacactcaaaatcataaaagatgtatttctttgtgggctcttccggcttgatggtttgtatatagcacaaatggttcgaaaaaccatcaacgaacaccttacaaatgggacactttaggcctcggcagttatgatctgttcgcctgtagagacaacacttgtcacaatatacatgttcaagacaggatattttgtgatcaagagctaaagctttgtgtcgctctaaacactcgtttgatcgacaaaataccctacacaacgAACACCTTAAAGCTgtcacaccatcgtcaatacaatccggcctgtgacaagccttacaaaagaaaagacaatcgtgattatttttatgatggtaagcgctatgacaacggatgcaataatatcgggctccaagaaacgctttgatatcgagtatcccataaaagtgacaatcgtgatatagcacaaacagcgtgtctttgtaacgactgtccgtactgtagtatttccaatcattttgactataatagaggagattgattgagacatttaaataattttcaaaaattgcaacatcgctaaagctgaccgctttatcaagcggcagattcaaagctttatgtagttggatcgctctctcctgtattacatggtcatcggcattgttacctttatccagaagtttacagacgctagctgccaaacacaggttattacctatgcttctgtagtcatagaggtatctctttctcttatttattattaaactttggggcaggcgttgtaaactacgcccagtcaagccagaccctgatctgtttctaaaaatactgatcacaaatcttaaacctgtggataataagaattcagcgttactttgaagcgtgtttgtaatctgattcaaaaaactggcagcgtctaatgtttcttgcggcttacgatgcgaatagatggcattgtgtaacccacccccctccaatctaagctgaacgcggtcggccggatccacacccgcaaggacaccatcgagcatggcctgtatagccgtatgaatggctcgaaccccctctacaaatgatgtaaccctgtccaaattaacaaaccgatagtgactgtggtactcaacggctctgaaatgcggtcgttgtcgttcataactgttaattgcctctaagtatacatgttgccgaccttcgtcattaccgggtgactcaacaccgtctgcatcatcatatatggggcttgcattgcgctcaatattgtcagcctgtgattcgtcattcggtaatgcttggggtggcgattgatctataTCTACATACATTGCACTCTGCgtaccgcctaccacatgttccctgtgccgcttgcgctttctcaatctggttaatgttgttacagcctgtttcacctttgcgcgtcggaataactgtgagatcttgtatgttaaacaaggtttaattcgtggttttttttttttttttacaggcatttaaatttaaaacacgtttcaaaccattgcctagcatgactagtcacggatcagtttcatttatttctgcaaaatgatgcatgttggctttaataaattcagttgtcttaaccgaccgatctatgtattttgacatgacattcatatacgtctcaacaacttctttaacaatgtcttgtttacatttactaccgtggcacacacctttaatgtgttttaacaagtatccggcttttacacccatgttctcaacatcttcacgtatcttacccaacaacgcgtaaaattgtatttcagcgtcttggcctaattgttctgaattttgacattcatcaactatgtcgggaactagccctcgcgccggtacacaagcatcagccgatgcgtgtaccagggctgtcgttgtaaaaatattgggcattgatgttacacaatcaaccgttgtagtatcaccaggtattcctgcaacggctgataatacttcatcagaactattctgcggatcttgtgtcgttgactctacacagtttgtaataagctcttgcccatttatgtcatcaatatctgatatcacaggattgccagctatgtgtcttgtttctgtttcagagcaatcctgtgtatcggtaatagtaaTGACATCGGCTTGCGAcatttgcttaacattacttcttgagtcaatatttgataacaaaccaatgcctgctatgtgccttgtttctgtttcagaacaaacctgtgtatctggaattgtgattacagcggattgcgacaattgcttaacattacttcttgagagacgcgatgccctcttaacctttacagtctttgtattaccagcgacatcccggtctgcagtgttaaacgctgtgtgttttgatgttacagcaacatcattacttacgcatgatacagtttgtaacgcgatccttctccgttgtggcttatcattttcggaatacgacaattttcttttcagatctgtaaatgttgaattatgacttctctcattcgttcttggtcgagctggctttcgtttgttcgggacgatacagccgttatgcacagccataactgatgacctagcaacgcccttatgtacaattgccggcgttacgaattgatggttctccgcttcagcggcggttgtgcgttttgatattttcccgcttgtactaggcctgtgtatctgcgcgcatgtatcactgactgttggtatcaaaggagcatagcgtcttgctacagcgtcatctgtaatacatatattataaaataaatataaacgactctgcatgtaaatcagtatttaaatcaccgcataacaatataccatataacagtgtttgattacacacctgctgctgcgaattgatggctttccgtttcagcggtggttgtgcgttttgatattttcccgcttgtactaggcctgtgtatctgcgcgcatgtatcactgactgttggtatcaaaggagcatagcgtcttgctacagcgtcatctgtaatacatatattataaaataaatataaacgactctgcatgtaaatcagtatttaaatcaccgcataacaatataccatataacagtgtttgattacacacctgctgctgcgaattgatggctttccgtttcagcggcggttgtgcgttttgatattttcccgcttgtactaagacggTGTATTTGCGCTACTGTATCACTGCATGTTGGTATCGTCGGTGCATAGCgcattgctacagcatcatctgtaatacatatattataaaataaatataaacgcatctgcctgtaaatcagtatttaaataaccgcataacaatataccatataacagtgtttgattacacacctgctttatattcgaatgttttagcacgaccccctgtagcgtgtgggaaaaacggttgctcatcaacaacattgctgttctgtatagaggtgttgtgacaataatcaggtttgttcaatatatcccgtagaataccatcagccgtcgcatcatccatttttgtggcatctttagccggtgaaaaaatgaaaaaaataaatattacatacggtataaaattagaataacatgaaaaagcgattcattactgagaatataaagtgtgtacagttgacaacaaatcagcacaactgtacaaggtttatttttaattctttagccgtggaaaaataaataaataaaaaaaaaataaaaaataaaaaaaaaataaaataaaataaaataaaaaataaataaagatatcatgttactcacaatctggcgccaattccaaaatattattaaaatccggtatagcgctgaagtctaagccaaagggactatcaacagacaaatcgaaattctctgtatttgtgatcactgtcaaatcgggggaaataaaaatgagaaaataataattatttaataattactatttaataattacttatcaatgtatccagactgttgtacgttcatactatttaatcttttaaaaatgaacaaattgtagaccttgactataatttcatactatttaaacttgaaatataaataaaaacgcgtcaatgtcatttatagacatagcttactttgagaggtttgataacttggcaaagcatcatcatcatcatcagaagaataAGATCTgtttttgctgttgatgttctgcattgtctgtctctgaaccaataatgaaaatgagagacggttaatatctatcaaacgaattagttgaaataatgtgttggcgcattcccaaaatgaaccactagatgtcgctattaccacatatttaaataacattcagacagccacattattaaaactatatgttctatgtgttacaatgcatcgctaaacaacaacatcaatgtgggtatacccacattgatgttgctgtttagcgatgcatttcacatatgagttcatactgcgctttgcaactgtccaataggtttgaaatattaacatgtcgctattaccacatatttaaacagccttcagagccatatttgtaaaataaaataaataaataaataaataaataaaataaaaaatgcaatatgtataaatataataataataataataataataataataataataataattatgataataataataataataataataataataataattttttgctgttgatgttctgcattgtctgtctctgaaccaataatgaaaatgagagacggttaatatctatcaaacgaattagttgaaataatgtgttggcgcattcccaaaatgaaccactagatgtcgctattaccacatatttaaataacattcagacagccacattattaaaactatatgttctatgtgttacaatgcatcgctaaacaacaacatcaatgtgggtatacccacattgatgttgctgtttagcgatgcatttcacatatgagttcatactgcgctttgcaactgtccaataggtttgaaatattaacatgtcgctattaccacatatttaaacagccttcagagccatatttgtaaaataaaataaataaataaataaataaaataaaaaatgcaatatgtataaatataataataataatagtaataataattatgataataataataataataataataacatcacttaccattataacttcaagtgtgtatagcggtgcagcttcagttgaaatttcttctcagtgcacATCAGTGATGCGTCCTGTTCTTATAacactggctgtgagccatatggcccccaccaacctgtggtacgctgtcccacatttccaagatgcttggggcgggacttttaaatatataaactctagattgggtatatcttatactgttgaatatgaggctcataaaaatctcataaattatttaataataaaattaattcataaaaagcattatacagaagttcttatgaactaatgtacatgaatacaaaattattttatgattccataaatatacactggctattttcagttacaataaagatataatcttttagctgtttcttaaatgtcatacacagcgcatcaaacgcataccaaatacatttatattatatatacagaagaaaaataaataaataaataaataaaaaaataaaaaataaaaatcctgagtggtctaaactacttgtatagattgaatggaagtcattccaattgggtatatcttatactgtagaatatgaggctcataaaaagctcataaattatttaataataaaattaattcataaaaagcattatacagaagttcttatgaactaatgtacatgaatacaaaattattttatgattccataaatatacactggcttactgatttgtagctaaataacaatcgaaaatggttcttatgaactaatgtacatgaatacaaaatacggaaaatccgatttgagtcaacacataaacctgtaggtggcggtaatgttcttctacagagataacaaactgctttttttttttttttttttttttaagaatgtgcTGTCATCATTCATCAACCCTGTCcgttaaaagcaatatgtttttaaattagtgccatgtgtgatggttccgtacatctaagaaaatggtcatggtcagatcatcattcataactcatgcccattaaaagatgtcagatcatcattcatcatTAAAAGCAATACGTTTTTAAATTATTGCCATGTGTGatgtttccgtacatctaagaaaatggacatggtcattagtcattatgacttttaaaacgataccatgtgtaccaagcgtgatgtttaaattgttggaatgtaagaacattttgtgttacttcaaaatagtgaattttttcatcacaaactgacattggacatggtcattagtcattatgacttttaaaacgataccatgtgtaccaagcgtgatgtttaaattgttggaatgtaagaacattttgtgttacttcaaaatagtgaattttttcatcacaaactgacTTGTGATCTTTATTGAACATTCTGCGCCTGTTGTtgtgtgacattctgcgactggtgctgcttgacactctgcgactggtgttacgcgacaatttttaatacgttttaatatcgaacactatcaatttatataaaatttaatataaaattttatattaagcgatataaaacactatcatttaatattaaaagggggcggggcctaggagaagtgggtgtggtacctgtcaagtttgacagaaaggttgactttatctactactcactggagtgtctgttccaggaggactgaggcggcacctgagcattgagaatcacaagatcaaaagcagttgtcgattccctgttcccttttattgtttttctccacttcccatcccctctccctcaaattatttttttcccccttctcattctttttcgtttcctcctaagatggacttgcctcaagagactgtgatccggattttcctgttgaccatgatgttgaccagagcagtctgttccggcgagagtaccatggaggtcgagagaggttctggaatgggttctgatgacagagatggaggcgtagatttccgagaacaacataatcaacaagcaaaggcgagtatcagaaaacggtccgataacattgaccatagaaggaattgtgaaggattgttagctgaagaaaactgtatctgtaggctctgtgacaatgtagttgaggatgagtgcatcaagaaatgccaatccagttttaatatccacatggaccggcatcccttgagtgactatcactccttagtgggtagtgtgttaaatcaaacagattgttgggtatgctctcaagtacctcaaggtcatagcaaatcaggactagtaccatttcctttaacgataggggaggtacttgagctaagtggtgggaggccggtggacaggaggtttaatatctctagtcctcctagtttgaagctccaccaatatcatgtggatagatccctaatatgttttaacatttccaatccccgaaagccgggaaattgggaagtgtcatggagtaaccaaaccatgaccttttcatatagagcagatagaatgcctacagatacagagcttatacgccacatagccagtagaggaaaatctttccgatataggtataccctaggaaataggattacgagagttggagaggtatcaccaggatactgtgcacatatcgtacaagctgatacgtgtactagacagatgggagaattagggttaggagatttcacatggaagatgtgtaatatggttatgtcctactctgtcccatatgttctccccgatgatgcatatttcatatgcgggaggaaggcgtataagtggcttgccccaaactctgaaggattgtgttatattggaaaagtactgcctgaagtaatgactgtatcacatgccaaaatgaaagatatacaccgtgttgcccaagctccttatactcatacccattacgagcacgtagttaaacggcacctgatagaaagaacagagcatccggcctctgacatgatccatgaatccaccgggattcagtttctaatcgcgttagacatcactcgcaccgccagaggagtgttgaattataaatacatatctgcgcttgcaaatttgttagacaatatcacagaaatgtatgatgacacttttaggtgtcacaaactgagggctggtgctgaccagggggagcctcagttgtaggggctgaggtatatgtgtacctgggaggcagtacagggttcttagacaagcagggaacctttagaacaaatgcccgaaggcgtgaccaagacaacgaaggaaagttcaaaggtttattaaacacagttcagaggaatacggatgacttggtacaggtaacaggaatcacagttcagagaaatacttgggatcgatgacggaacaccgatggtgacttgggatcgatggcggagcaccgatggagacttgggatcgatggcggaacaccgatggtgacttgggatcgatggcgaaacaccgatggtgacttgggatcgatggcgaaacaccgatggagacttgggatcgatggcgaaacacagatggagacttgggatcgatggcggaacaccgatggagacttgggatcgatggcggaacaccgatggagacttgggatcgatggcggaacaccgatggagacttgggatcgatggcgaaacaccgatggagacttgggatcgatggcggagcaccgatggagacttgggatcgatggcggaacaccgatggagacttgggatcgatggcggaacaccgatggttactggggatcgatggcggagcaccgatggagactcgggatcgatggcggaacaccgatggttactggcagggcagagcaccgctggaagctagaagctggaagccggtctcaggtaactgccagtcacaggaagcaatgtagacactgcagagtcaggctgtactgcagagaaagtccatggaagaa
Protein-coding regions in this window:
- the LOC134943549 gene encoding uncharacterized protein LOC134943549 encodes the protein MDDATADGILRDILNKPDYCHNTSIQNSNVVDEQPFFPHATGGRAKTFEYKADDAVAMRYAPTIPTCSDTVAQIHRLSTSGKISKRTTAAETESHQFAAADDAVARRYAPLIPTVSDTCAQIHRPSTSGKISKRTTTAETESHQFAAADDAVARRYAPLIPTVSDTCAQIHRPSTSGKISKRTTAAEAENHQFVTPAIVHKGVARSSVMAVHNGCIVPNKRKPARPRTNERSHNSTFTDLKRKLSYSENDKPQRRRIALQTVSCVSNDVAVTSKHTAFNTADRDVAGNTKTVKVKRASRLSRSNVKQLSQSAVITIPDTQVCSETETRHIAGIGLLSNIDSRSNVKQMSQADVITITDTQDCSETETRHIAGNPVISDIDDINGQELITNCVESTTQDPQNSSDEVLSAVAGIPGDTTTVDCVTSMPNIFTTTALVHASADACVPARGLVPDIVDECQNSEQLGQDAEIQFYALLGKIREDVENMGVKAGYLLKHIKGVCHGSKCKQDIVKEVVETYMNVMSKYIDRSVKTTEFIKANMHHFAEINETDP